In a genomic window of Brassica rapa cultivar Chiifu-401-42 chromosome A10, CAAS_Brap_v3.01, whole genome shotgun sequence:
- the LOC103847129 gene encoding transcription factor BIM1 isoform X4 — MELPQPRPFKAQGRKPTHDFLSLCSHPTLQPDPKPTPPPSSQGSHLKTHDFLQPLECVGAKEETSRIDTTRIASEKPPPPAPPPPLQHVLPGGIGTYTISPIPYFHNQQRIPKPELSPPMMFTAAVQAGSGSDRNVVDENSNSNSSSYAAAASGFTLWDESGSGKKGQTRKENNAGERASIRATMGQCPVVERRSQSLTNTALSGFSSRSSSQGSGLKSQSFMDMLRSAKGTSQDDDLDDEEDFVMKKESSSTSQIHRDLRVKAEARGGGNDQKLNTPRSKHSATEQRRRSKINDRFQMLRQLIPNSDQKRDKASFLLEVIEYIQFLQEKTSKYETPYQGWNHEPAKLLNWLTLQQRNNQQLVPEGTVAFAPKLEEEKNNIPAPVLGTTQGVIIDRPETLNRATPATGAFPLSAQSNSFISPVIAGTPVTQLHTRVAASETLEPSQSSRSHTQPLKEEGGDEEVHAGNISISSVYSQGLVKTLREALENSGVDLTKASISVEIELAKQSSSFKDHEPRGLVSTGNDDPKQTRQPKRLKTNNTS, encoded by the exons ATGGAGCTTCCTCAACCTCGTCCCTTCAAAGCTCAAG GGAGAAAACCAACACATGATTTTTTATCGCTCTGCAGTCATCCAACTCTCCAGCCAGATCCAAAGCCTACACCACCACCTTCTTCGCAAG GTAGCCACCTGAAAACCCATGATTTTCTACAGCCGTTAGAATGTGTTGGTGCTAAAGAAGAGACGAGTAGGATTGACACAACCAGGATAGCCTCTGAGAAGCCACCCCCGCCTGCACCGCCTCCACCGCTGCAACACGTGCTTCCCGGTGGGATAGGAACGTACACGATAAGTCCTATTCCTTATTTTCATAATCAGCAGAGGATTCCTAAGCCGGAGCTGTCACCACCGATGATGTTCACTGCTGCTGTACAAGCCGGTTCTGGTAGTGATAGAAACGTTGTGGATGAGAATTCGAACTCTAATAGCAGCTCATACGCTGCGGCAGCAAGCGGATTCACTTTGTGGGATGAATCAGGTTCTGGGAAGAAGGGACAGACAAGGAAGGAGAATAATGCTGGCGAAAGAGCTAGCATCAGAG CAACTATGGGACAGTGCCCAGTGGTGGAACGAAGGTCACAGTCTTTGACAAATACCGCTTTGAGCGGTTTCAGTTCTCGCTCATCCTCTCA AGGGTCTGGACTCAAGAGCCAGAGCTTCATGGACATGCTAAGATCAGCAAAAGGAACTTCACAGGATGATGATttggatgatgaagaagatttTGTCATGAAGAAAGAAAGCTCATCCACTAGCCAGATCCATAGAG ATTTGAGGGTAAAAGCAGAGGCGAGAGGCGGTGGTAACGATCAAAAGCTGAACACGCCTAGGTCTAAACATTCTGCTACAGAACAAAGGAGGAGGAGCAAGATCAATGATAG ATTTCAAATGTTGAGACAACTAATACCTAACAGCGACCAAAAGCGGGACAAGGCCTCCTTCTTGCTCGAG GTTATCGAGTATATTCAATTCTTACAGGAGAAAACAAGCAAGTACGAGACTCCTTACCAAGGATGGAATCACGAACCTGCCAAGCTATTAAATTGG TTAACATTACAGCAGAGAAACAACCAACAGCTAGTACCTGAAGGAACCGTTGCTTTTGCTCCAAAattggaagaagagaagaataaCATTCCGGCGCCGGTGCTTGGAACAACACAAGGCGTTATTATAGACCGTCCTGAAACACTGAACAGAGCAACGCCAGCGACCGGGGCATTTCCTTTGTCAGCTCAAAGCAACAGTTTTATCTCTCCTGTAATTGCGGGTACTCCCGTAACTCAGTTGCACACAAGAGTCGCAGCATCAGAGACCTTAGAGCCAAGCCAGAGTTCACGGAGTCATACTCAGCCATTGAAAGAAGAAGGCGGTGATGAGGAAGTTCATGCGGGTAACATCAGTATATCAAGTGTTTACTCACAAGG ATTAGTGAAAACACTAAGAGAAGCATTGGAGAATTCAGGAGTGGACTTGACAAAAGCAAGCATCTCTGTCGAAATCGAGCTTGCTAAACAATCCTCTTCCTTCAAG GATCATGAACCCCGTGGATTAGTTTCTACCGGAAACGATGACCCCAAGCAAACTCGGCAACCAAAACGGCTGAAGACGAACAACacaagttaa
- the LOC103847129 gene encoding transcription factor BIM1 isoform X1, with amino-acid sequence MELPQPRPFKAQGRKPTHDFLSLCSHPTLQPDPKPTPPPSSQGSHLKTHDFLQPLECVGAKEETSRIDTTRIASEKPPPPAPPPPLQHVLPGGIGTYTISPIPYFHNQQRIPKPELSPPMMFTAAVQAGSGSDRNVVDENSNSNSSSYAAAASGFTLWDESGSGKKGQTRKENNAGERASIRGNKTDPFLINYGTVPSGGTKVTVFDKYRFERFQFSLILSFYFGCRGSGLKSQSFMDMLRSAKGTSQDDDLDDEEDFVMKKESSSTSQIHRDLRVKAEARGGGNDQKLNTPRSKHSATEQRRRSKINDRFQMLRQLIPNSDQKRDKASFLLEVIEYIQFLQEKTSKYETPYQGWNHEPAKLLNWLTLQQRNNQQLVPEGTVAFAPKLEEEKNNIPAPVLGTTQGVIIDRPETLNRATPATGAFPLSAQSNSFISPVIAGTPVTQLHTRVAASETLEPSQSSRSHTQPLKEEGGDEEVHAGNISISSVYSQGLVKTLREALENSGVDLTKASISVEIELAKQSSSFKDHEPRGLVSTGNDDPKQTRQPKRLKTNNTS; translated from the exons ATGGAGCTTCCTCAACCTCGTCCCTTCAAAGCTCAAG GGAGAAAACCAACACATGATTTTTTATCGCTCTGCAGTCATCCAACTCTCCAGCCAGATCCAAAGCCTACACCACCACCTTCTTCGCAAG GTAGCCACCTGAAAACCCATGATTTTCTACAGCCGTTAGAATGTGTTGGTGCTAAAGAAGAGACGAGTAGGATTGACACAACCAGGATAGCCTCTGAGAAGCCACCCCCGCCTGCACCGCCTCCACCGCTGCAACACGTGCTTCCCGGTGGGATAGGAACGTACACGATAAGTCCTATTCCTTATTTTCATAATCAGCAGAGGATTCCTAAGCCGGAGCTGTCACCACCGATGATGTTCACTGCTGCTGTACAAGCCGGTTCTGGTAGTGATAGAAACGTTGTGGATGAGAATTCGAACTCTAATAGCAGCTCATACGCTGCGGCAGCAAGCGGATTCACTTTGTGGGATGAATCAGGTTCTGGGAAGAAGGGACAGACAAGGAAGGAGAATAATGCTGGCGAAAGAGCTAGCATCAGAGGTAACAAGACAGATCCATTCTTGAT CAACTATGGGACAGTGCCCAGTGGTGGAACGAAGGTCACAGTCTTTGACAAATACCGCTTTGAGCGGTTTCAGTTCTCGCTCATCCTCTCA TTTTACTTTGGCTGCAGAGGGTCTGGACTCAAGAGCCAGAGCTTCATGGACATGCTAAGATCAGCAAAAGGAACTTCACAGGATGATGATttggatgatgaagaagatttTGTCATGAAGAAAGAAAGCTCATCCACTAGCCAGATCCATAGAG ATTTGAGGGTAAAAGCAGAGGCGAGAGGCGGTGGTAACGATCAAAAGCTGAACACGCCTAGGTCTAAACATTCTGCTACAGAACAAAGGAGGAGGAGCAAGATCAATGATAG ATTTCAAATGTTGAGACAACTAATACCTAACAGCGACCAAAAGCGGGACAAGGCCTCCTTCTTGCTCGAG GTTATCGAGTATATTCAATTCTTACAGGAGAAAACAAGCAAGTACGAGACTCCTTACCAAGGATGGAATCACGAACCTGCCAAGCTATTAAATTGG TTAACATTACAGCAGAGAAACAACCAACAGCTAGTACCTGAAGGAACCGTTGCTTTTGCTCCAAAattggaagaagagaagaataaCATTCCGGCGCCGGTGCTTGGAACAACACAAGGCGTTATTATAGACCGTCCTGAAACACTGAACAGAGCAACGCCAGCGACCGGGGCATTTCCTTTGTCAGCTCAAAGCAACAGTTTTATCTCTCCTGTAATTGCGGGTACTCCCGTAACTCAGTTGCACACAAGAGTCGCAGCATCAGAGACCTTAGAGCCAAGCCAGAGTTCACGGAGTCATACTCAGCCATTGAAAGAAGAAGGCGGTGATGAGGAAGTTCATGCGGGTAACATCAGTATATCAAGTGTTTACTCACAAGG ATTAGTGAAAACACTAAGAGAAGCATTGGAGAATTCAGGAGTGGACTTGACAAAAGCAAGCATCTCTGTCGAAATCGAGCTTGCTAAACAATCCTCTTCCTTCAAG GATCATGAACCCCGTGGATTAGTTTCTACCGGAAACGATGACCCCAAGCAAACTCGGCAACCAAAACGGCTGAAGACGAACAACacaagttaa
- the LOC103847129 gene encoding transcription factor BIM1 isoform X3 produces MELPQPRPFKAQGRKPTHDFLSLCSHPTLQPDPKPTPPPSSQGSHLKTHDFLQPLECVGAKEETSRIDTTRIASEKPPPPAPPPPLQHVLPGGIGTYTISPIPYFHNQQRIPKPELSPPMMFTAAVQAGSGSDRNVVDENSNSNSSSYAAAASGFTLWDESGSGKKGQTRKENNAGERASIRADGAATMGQCPVVERRSQSLTNTALSGFSSRSSSQGSGLKSQSFMDMLRSAKGTSQDDDLDDEEDFVMKKESSSTSQIHRDLRVKAEARGGGNDQKLNTPRSKHSATEQRRRSKINDRFQMLRQLIPNSDQKRDKASFLLEVIEYIQFLQEKTSKYETPYQGWNHEPAKLLNWLTLQQRNNQQLVPEGTVAFAPKLEEEKNNIPAPVLGTTQGVIIDRPETLNRATPATGAFPLSAQSNSFISPVIAGTPVTQLHTRVAASETLEPSQSSRSHTQPLKEEGGDEEVHAGNISISSVYSQGLVKTLREALENSGVDLTKASISVEIELAKQSSSFKDHEPRGLVSTGNDDPKQTRQPKRLKTNNTS; encoded by the exons ATGGAGCTTCCTCAACCTCGTCCCTTCAAAGCTCAAG GGAGAAAACCAACACATGATTTTTTATCGCTCTGCAGTCATCCAACTCTCCAGCCAGATCCAAAGCCTACACCACCACCTTCTTCGCAAG GTAGCCACCTGAAAACCCATGATTTTCTACAGCCGTTAGAATGTGTTGGTGCTAAAGAAGAGACGAGTAGGATTGACACAACCAGGATAGCCTCTGAGAAGCCACCCCCGCCTGCACCGCCTCCACCGCTGCAACACGTGCTTCCCGGTGGGATAGGAACGTACACGATAAGTCCTATTCCTTATTTTCATAATCAGCAGAGGATTCCTAAGCCGGAGCTGTCACCACCGATGATGTTCACTGCTGCTGTACAAGCCGGTTCTGGTAGTGATAGAAACGTTGTGGATGAGAATTCGAACTCTAATAGCAGCTCATACGCTGCGGCAGCAAGCGGATTCACTTTGTGGGATGAATCAGGTTCTGGGAAGAAGGGACAGACAAGGAAGGAGAATAATGCTGGCGAAAGAGCTAGCATCAGAG CTGATGGTGCAGCAACTATGGGACAGTGCCCAGTGGTGGAACGAAGGTCACAGTCTTTGACAAATACCGCTTTGAGCGGTTTCAGTTCTCGCTCATCCTCTCA AGGGTCTGGACTCAAGAGCCAGAGCTTCATGGACATGCTAAGATCAGCAAAAGGAACTTCACAGGATGATGATttggatgatgaagaagatttTGTCATGAAGAAAGAAAGCTCATCCACTAGCCAGATCCATAGAG ATTTGAGGGTAAAAGCAGAGGCGAGAGGCGGTGGTAACGATCAAAAGCTGAACACGCCTAGGTCTAAACATTCTGCTACAGAACAAAGGAGGAGGAGCAAGATCAATGATAG ATTTCAAATGTTGAGACAACTAATACCTAACAGCGACCAAAAGCGGGACAAGGCCTCCTTCTTGCTCGAG GTTATCGAGTATATTCAATTCTTACAGGAGAAAACAAGCAAGTACGAGACTCCTTACCAAGGATGGAATCACGAACCTGCCAAGCTATTAAATTGG TTAACATTACAGCAGAGAAACAACCAACAGCTAGTACCTGAAGGAACCGTTGCTTTTGCTCCAAAattggaagaagagaagaataaCATTCCGGCGCCGGTGCTTGGAACAACACAAGGCGTTATTATAGACCGTCCTGAAACACTGAACAGAGCAACGCCAGCGACCGGGGCATTTCCTTTGTCAGCTCAAAGCAACAGTTTTATCTCTCCTGTAATTGCGGGTACTCCCGTAACTCAGTTGCACACAAGAGTCGCAGCATCAGAGACCTTAGAGCCAAGCCAGAGTTCACGGAGTCATACTCAGCCATTGAAAGAAGAAGGCGGTGATGAGGAAGTTCATGCGGGTAACATCAGTATATCAAGTGTTTACTCACAAGG ATTAGTGAAAACACTAAGAGAAGCATTGGAGAATTCAGGAGTGGACTTGACAAAAGCAAGCATCTCTGTCGAAATCGAGCTTGCTAAACAATCCTCTTCCTTCAAG GATCATGAACCCCGTGGATTAGTTTCTACCGGAAACGATGACCCCAAGCAAACTCGGCAACCAAAACGGCTGAAGACGAACAACacaagttaa
- the LOC103847129 gene encoding transcription factor BIM1 isoform X5, translated as MMFTAAVQAGSGSDRNVVDENSNSNSSSYAAAASGFTLWDESGSGKKGQTRKENNAGERASIRGNKTDPFLINYGTVPSGGTKVTVFDKYRFERFQFSLILSFYFGCRGSGLKSQSFMDMLRSAKGTSQDDDLDDEEDFVMKKESSSTSQIHRDLRVKAEARGGGNDQKLNTPRSKHSATEQRRRSKINDRFQMLRQLIPNSDQKRDKASFLLEVIEYIQFLQEKTSKYETPYQGWNHEPAKLLNWLTLQQRNNQQLVPEGTVAFAPKLEEEKNNIPAPVLGTTQGVIIDRPETLNRATPATGAFPLSAQSNSFISPVIAGTPVTQLHTRVAASETLEPSQSSRSHTQPLKEEGGDEEVHAGNISISSVYSQGLVKTLREALENSGVDLTKASISVEIELAKQSSSFKDHEPRGLVSTGNDDPKQTRQPKRLKTNNTS; from the exons ATGATGTTCACTGCTGCTGTACAAGCCGGTTCTGGTAGTGATAGAAACGTTGTGGATGAGAATTCGAACTCTAATAGCAGCTCATACGCTGCGGCAGCAAGCGGATTCACTTTGTGGGATGAATCAGGTTCTGGGAAGAAGGGACAGACAAGGAAGGAGAATAATGCTGGCGAAAGAGCTAGCATCAGAGGTAACAAGACAGATCCATTCTTGAT CAACTATGGGACAGTGCCCAGTGGTGGAACGAAGGTCACAGTCTTTGACAAATACCGCTTTGAGCGGTTTCAGTTCTCGCTCATCCTCTCA TTTTACTTTGGCTGCAGAGGGTCTGGACTCAAGAGCCAGAGCTTCATGGACATGCTAAGATCAGCAAAAGGAACTTCACAGGATGATGATttggatgatgaagaagatttTGTCATGAAGAAAGAAAGCTCATCCACTAGCCAGATCCATAGAG ATTTGAGGGTAAAAGCAGAGGCGAGAGGCGGTGGTAACGATCAAAAGCTGAACACGCCTAGGTCTAAACATTCTGCTACAGAACAAAGGAGGAGGAGCAAGATCAATGATAG ATTTCAAATGTTGAGACAACTAATACCTAACAGCGACCAAAAGCGGGACAAGGCCTCCTTCTTGCTCGAG GTTATCGAGTATATTCAATTCTTACAGGAGAAAACAAGCAAGTACGAGACTCCTTACCAAGGATGGAATCACGAACCTGCCAAGCTATTAAATTGG TTAACATTACAGCAGAGAAACAACCAACAGCTAGTACCTGAAGGAACCGTTGCTTTTGCTCCAAAattggaagaagagaagaataaCATTCCGGCGCCGGTGCTTGGAACAACACAAGGCGTTATTATAGACCGTCCTGAAACACTGAACAGAGCAACGCCAGCGACCGGGGCATTTCCTTTGTCAGCTCAAAGCAACAGTTTTATCTCTCCTGTAATTGCGGGTACTCCCGTAACTCAGTTGCACACAAGAGTCGCAGCATCAGAGACCTTAGAGCCAAGCCAGAGTTCACGGAGTCATACTCAGCCATTGAAAGAAGAAGGCGGTGATGAGGAAGTTCATGCGGGTAACATCAGTATATCAAGTGTTTACTCACAAGG ATTAGTGAAAACACTAAGAGAAGCATTGGAGAATTCAGGAGTGGACTTGACAAAAGCAAGCATCTCTGTCGAAATCGAGCTTGCTAAACAATCCTCTTCCTTCAAG GATCATGAACCCCGTGGATTAGTTTCTACCGGAAACGATGACCCCAAGCAAACTCGGCAACCAAAACGGCTGAAGACGAACAACacaagttaa
- the LOC103847129 gene encoding transcription factor BIM1 isoform X2 codes for MELPQPRPFKAQGRKPTHDFLSLCSHPTLQPDPKPTPPPSSQGSHLKTHDFLQPLECVGAKEETSRIDTTRIASEKPPPPAPPPPLQHVLPGGIGTYTISPIPYFHNQQRIPKPELSPPMMFTAAVQAGSGSDRNVVDENSNSNSSSYAAAASGFTLWDESGSGKKGQTRKENNAGERASIRGNKTDPFLINYGTVPSGGTKVTVFDKYRFERFQFSLILSFYFGCRGSGLKSQSFMDMLRSAKGTSQDDDLDDEEDFVMKKESSSTSQIHRDLRVKAEARGGGNDQKLNTPRSKHSATEQRRRSKINDRFQMLRQLIPNSDQKRDKASFLLEVIEYIQFLQEKTSKYETPYQGWNHEPAKLLNWQRNNQQLVPEGTVAFAPKLEEEKNNIPAPVLGTTQGVIIDRPETLNRATPATGAFPLSAQSNSFISPVIAGTPVTQLHTRVAASETLEPSQSSRSHTQPLKEEGGDEEVHAGNISISSVYSQGLVKTLREALENSGVDLTKASISVEIELAKQSSSFKDHEPRGLVSTGNDDPKQTRQPKRLKTNNTS; via the exons ATGGAGCTTCCTCAACCTCGTCCCTTCAAAGCTCAAG GGAGAAAACCAACACATGATTTTTTATCGCTCTGCAGTCATCCAACTCTCCAGCCAGATCCAAAGCCTACACCACCACCTTCTTCGCAAG GTAGCCACCTGAAAACCCATGATTTTCTACAGCCGTTAGAATGTGTTGGTGCTAAAGAAGAGACGAGTAGGATTGACACAACCAGGATAGCCTCTGAGAAGCCACCCCCGCCTGCACCGCCTCCACCGCTGCAACACGTGCTTCCCGGTGGGATAGGAACGTACACGATAAGTCCTATTCCTTATTTTCATAATCAGCAGAGGATTCCTAAGCCGGAGCTGTCACCACCGATGATGTTCACTGCTGCTGTACAAGCCGGTTCTGGTAGTGATAGAAACGTTGTGGATGAGAATTCGAACTCTAATAGCAGCTCATACGCTGCGGCAGCAAGCGGATTCACTTTGTGGGATGAATCAGGTTCTGGGAAGAAGGGACAGACAAGGAAGGAGAATAATGCTGGCGAAAGAGCTAGCATCAGAGGTAACAAGACAGATCCATTCTTGAT CAACTATGGGACAGTGCCCAGTGGTGGAACGAAGGTCACAGTCTTTGACAAATACCGCTTTGAGCGGTTTCAGTTCTCGCTCATCCTCTCA TTTTACTTTGGCTGCAGAGGGTCTGGACTCAAGAGCCAGAGCTTCATGGACATGCTAAGATCAGCAAAAGGAACTTCACAGGATGATGATttggatgatgaagaagatttTGTCATGAAGAAAGAAAGCTCATCCACTAGCCAGATCCATAGAG ATTTGAGGGTAAAAGCAGAGGCGAGAGGCGGTGGTAACGATCAAAAGCTGAACACGCCTAGGTCTAAACATTCTGCTACAGAACAAAGGAGGAGGAGCAAGATCAATGATAG ATTTCAAATGTTGAGACAACTAATACCTAACAGCGACCAAAAGCGGGACAAGGCCTCCTTCTTGCTCGAG GTTATCGAGTATATTCAATTCTTACAGGAGAAAACAAGCAAGTACGAGACTCCTTACCAAGGATGGAATCACGAACCTGCCAAGCTATTAAATTGG CAGAGAAACAACCAACAGCTAGTACCTGAAGGAACCGTTGCTTTTGCTCCAAAattggaagaagagaagaataaCATTCCGGCGCCGGTGCTTGGAACAACACAAGGCGTTATTATAGACCGTCCTGAAACACTGAACAGAGCAACGCCAGCGACCGGGGCATTTCCTTTGTCAGCTCAAAGCAACAGTTTTATCTCTCCTGTAATTGCGGGTACTCCCGTAACTCAGTTGCACACAAGAGTCGCAGCATCAGAGACCTTAGAGCCAAGCCAGAGTTCACGGAGTCATACTCAGCCATTGAAAGAAGAAGGCGGTGATGAGGAAGTTCATGCGGGTAACATCAGTATATCAAGTGTTTACTCACAAGG ATTAGTGAAAACACTAAGAGAAGCATTGGAGAATTCAGGAGTGGACTTGACAAAAGCAAGCATCTCTGTCGAAATCGAGCTTGCTAAACAATCCTCTTCCTTCAAG GATCATGAACCCCGTGGATTAGTTTCTACCGGAAACGATGACCCCAAGCAAACTCGGCAACCAAAACGGCTGAAGACGAACAACacaagttaa
- the LOC103847129 gene encoding transcription factor BIM1 isoform X6 yields MELPQPRPFKAQGRKPTHDFLSLCSHPTLQPDPKPTPPPSSQGSHLKTHDFLQPLECVGAKEETSRIDTTRIASEKPPPPAPPPPLQHVLPGGIGTYTISPIPYFHNQQRIPKPELSPPMMFTAAVQAGSGSDRNVVDENSNSNSSSYAAAASGFTLWDESGSGKKGQTRKENNAGERASIRADGAATMGQCPVVERRSQSLTNTALSGFSSRSSSQGSGLKSQSFMDMLRSAKGTSQDDDLDDEEDFVMKKESSSTSQIHRDLRVKAEARGGGNDQKLNTPRSKHSATEQRRRSKINDRFQMLRQLIPNSDQKRDKASFLLEVIEYIQFLQEKTSKYETPYQGWNHEPAKLLNWQRNNQQLVPEGTVAFAPKLEEEKNNIPAPVLGTTQGVIIDRPETLNRATPATGAFPLSAQSNSFISPVIAGTPVTQLHTRVAASETLEPSQSSRSHTQPLKEEGGDEEVHAGNISISSVYSQGLVKTLREALENSGVDLTKASISVEIELAKQSSSFKDHEPRGLVSTGNDDPKQTRQPKRLKTNNTS; encoded by the exons ATGGAGCTTCCTCAACCTCGTCCCTTCAAAGCTCAAG GGAGAAAACCAACACATGATTTTTTATCGCTCTGCAGTCATCCAACTCTCCAGCCAGATCCAAAGCCTACACCACCACCTTCTTCGCAAG GTAGCCACCTGAAAACCCATGATTTTCTACAGCCGTTAGAATGTGTTGGTGCTAAAGAAGAGACGAGTAGGATTGACACAACCAGGATAGCCTCTGAGAAGCCACCCCCGCCTGCACCGCCTCCACCGCTGCAACACGTGCTTCCCGGTGGGATAGGAACGTACACGATAAGTCCTATTCCTTATTTTCATAATCAGCAGAGGATTCCTAAGCCGGAGCTGTCACCACCGATGATGTTCACTGCTGCTGTACAAGCCGGTTCTGGTAGTGATAGAAACGTTGTGGATGAGAATTCGAACTCTAATAGCAGCTCATACGCTGCGGCAGCAAGCGGATTCACTTTGTGGGATGAATCAGGTTCTGGGAAGAAGGGACAGACAAGGAAGGAGAATAATGCTGGCGAAAGAGCTAGCATCAGAG CTGATGGTGCAGCAACTATGGGACAGTGCCCAGTGGTGGAACGAAGGTCACAGTCTTTGACAAATACCGCTTTGAGCGGTTTCAGTTCTCGCTCATCCTCTCA AGGGTCTGGACTCAAGAGCCAGAGCTTCATGGACATGCTAAGATCAGCAAAAGGAACTTCACAGGATGATGATttggatgatgaagaagatttTGTCATGAAGAAAGAAAGCTCATCCACTAGCCAGATCCATAGAG ATTTGAGGGTAAAAGCAGAGGCGAGAGGCGGTGGTAACGATCAAAAGCTGAACACGCCTAGGTCTAAACATTCTGCTACAGAACAAAGGAGGAGGAGCAAGATCAATGATAG ATTTCAAATGTTGAGACAACTAATACCTAACAGCGACCAAAAGCGGGACAAGGCCTCCTTCTTGCTCGAG GTTATCGAGTATATTCAATTCTTACAGGAGAAAACAAGCAAGTACGAGACTCCTTACCAAGGATGGAATCACGAACCTGCCAAGCTATTAAATTGG CAGAGAAACAACCAACAGCTAGTACCTGAAGGAACCGTTGCTTTTGCTCCAAAattggaagaagagaagaataaCATTCCGGCGCCGGTGCTTGGAACAACACAAGGCGTTATTATAGACCGTCCTGAAACACTGAACAGAGCAACGCCAGCGACCGGGGCATTTCCTTTGTCAGCTCAAAGCAACAGTTTTATCTCTCCTGTAATTGCGGGTACTCCCGTAACTCAGTTGCACACAAGAGTCGCAGCATCAGAGACCTTAGAGCCAAGCCAGAGTTCACGGAGTCATACTCAGCCATTGAAAGAAGAAGGCGGTGATGAGGAAGTTCATGCGGGTAACATCAGTATATCAAGTGTTTACTCACAAGG ATTAGTGAAAACACTAAGAGAAGCATTGGAGAATTCAGGAGTGGACTTGACAAAAGCAAGCATCTCTGTCGAAATCGAGCTTGCTAAACAATCCTCTTCCTTCAAG GATCATGAACCCCGTGGATTAGTTTCTACCGGAAACGATGACCCCAAGCAAACTCGGCAACCAAAACGGCTGAAGACGAACAACacaagttaa